cgGGAGTTGTATACTGGTGTAATGGGTATATTGTTAAGTGTCCCTCCACTGGAAGAAACAAATCACAGTTCTCTATTGCTCCAGTTTCCATCCCTGACTTTCTACTGTTTTTCTTGATGTTATTCACCTTTTACAATCATGGCAGTGACAAAGGGTAGGGCCCATATAtctgacacccccccacccctgccaaCCCCTTAGAAAGTCAGAACAAAGAATGACTTGTGAAGGCTGCCTTGTTTAAGGTGAAGGACTAGAAGTTTATTACAAGTATAGGGGCTGATCCTGCACCCACTGAAGTCTAACCAGGGAGTTAGGCTTATGAACAGGAAACTTCTCCCAATGTGTCTTAGCTGTCTTCAGATTCTTCAGCTGTCCAGCTCTCTTGGCTATTCCTTCCAAGTCTAGAGCTCCAGAGGTGGAAATTATCATATCTTGTAGTGCATACCCAGACAAGTAAGGGGGTCTGATCCCACCAAATGGTAAGAGTTTATAATAAGCATGCCCTGCTTTTGGGTATTGACTACTTTTGCAGACctaaactctctttttttggggggtttgtttttttgttaatatctTGACTTCCAACTTGGTAGGAGTCAGATTAAATGTATAAACTGTGAGTGAGATAGGAGCATGACTTAGTTATGATGAACAAAATACATCAGCTGACGTAGTGCTAGGCAACCCCACTGCAGTCAGTCAGGAAAATTGCTGGTTACTAGCTAAAAGCATTACAAGTCTCCTTCTGCTAATAAGATGGGGAGTACAATGACGCAAGTGGAGTAAGTATTGTTTACTTAAAATCTCCACTCCCTAGTACTATATCAAGCAACTACTCTGAGTATATTGATAGATGTCATACACAAAATTCCATGTCTTTCAGACAGGACAAAGAAATGGAGTATGAACCTAGGGAGGACTGCCCTGTTTTCTGTTGCACCAAACTAAGGGTATTAGGTTCAAAGATTTCTGTTCAATTATCTTGACAGGTAACCAGCAAGTCTTCTAGTCTTGGCATTCCTATCCtagttttgcagaaaagatgCCTCACGGTctttgaaagaacagaaagacaaaagcagctttgctaaTGGAATGTCTCCTAGAATGGCAGAATCATATTTCAGGAATATCAGATCATCCTGCTTTTCCATCATGAGCCTTAGGATTTCTAAATTCAAACAATTTAGAATTTAGATCACAAACTACCATCTAAATAGCCATTTAATGAAACTCAAGAACCCTGCAGaagcctgtatttttcttaaaatatgacAGAAGGAGTATTTGTTTTGAGGACAAAActatctaatttaaaaaaaatgcatggcTTTGCagagtttttttcagaagtaaaattcATGAGGAAGCTTCAATGTCTTTAAAGCCCTGTTTAAATCTCAGGTCAACATTATAGTTGTATTTTGTTGTAGCAAACATGACACAGAACACAAATAATTCCATTTCCATTAAGTAAAAATTCTCCTAGACTAAAATGAACTTACTTCATATCAAGCTGAAACTATTCACTGTATATGCAGAGATGtaggaaaacataaaatttagATTGTCATTTAGCTAGGAAAAAATATGACTTTTAAGGATGAAGAAAACCAGGGAAACAGCAATTTCTACAGCTGACATGTCAAAACAAACCTATAAAAGAAAGTATCAGGACAAACACTGCTTGGTTAACGTAAACCAATAAAGCGAAGTCTGTCCATGAATAAGTCAACAAACTGTGACTGCAGTCTATCAGAAATCTAAGTATGCTGGCATGCTCTCTAATATTAAAGACAGTGAACATAATCAAGACTTATGTGGCTTGTGTTTTCCACTGATTTTATAAGTGCTTTTGCATAGGAAAACCATATTTATAAAGTAAGTAAAAAGCTTAATCACTATTTGTTCAGGTCTCTCCCAGATATCTTCCTATGGATAAAGCTTGAAAACCAAATATTCAATAcctgaaaaaaactaaaatgtaaCAAGTACATTACAGcctgaaatatatttcaggcaaataatttttcaggtaCTTTTCTCACATTGCCTGCATATCCACAGAGTTCTTAAAACAACTAAATGATGATTTATGCATGGTGACTTCCTTGGCAGTAATTGTCATGCCAAGGAAAACTTATTTACTGATTGCAGACACCCATACAGTaacataagtatttttttattacatgaaCCAATCAATCAGTGTGAAGCACAGATGGTGAAtggtgaaaacagaaaatacaatgttcatttttcctttatttctaaaGGGAATATCTAAGCTATATTGTTGTCACTGAGAAGTGGGTCTCTGCTCTGAAATGTAGAGCAAAATAACGTGGGTTGACCTAGAAACTGTACAGTTTCTGTGGTTACAGAGCTAAAATCATGCTGCAAACATGAGGCAACAGAACATAAATTACTATGTTACCTATGTAACTTGGCTCATGTATTTGTTATTAGAATCACAGAGAATTCAAGAAATGTCAACATACTAATTCTGAAAATCAgatcaacaacaacaaaaaagaaaatgacccTAAATCTGTAGCACTATTTCAGTACTCAAAAGCTGTACTTAATCCACAGGAACTACAGTGAATTTGTAAAGGCTGAATACCACATCAATATTCCCAGCACCAGCTAAGTAACTTCATAACTAAtctattgttttatttatgaatattaCAGCTCAAGCTTGCTCAAGTTCCACAAGGACTCCATGACAATCTTTAGGGTGAAGAAAAATCACAGGTTTGCCATGTGCACCTATTTTTGGCTCTTCACTCAATATtcgtatcttttttttcttcagttctgtcATAGCCGCTTTTATGTCATCAaccttataaaagaaaaatacagttcacACAAATGAACATATTACATTGTATTATGAAGATTctacatttaggaaaaataatgtaattttttactaaaatattatttctaaattctaatataattctgaaaatcaattaaattataaaagttttaaaacatctagtcttaaaaataaaaatcctacagaagtttgcatttgttatttgaagattttattaaatattatttaaatagatTGCGctatatttaagaaattaaacaaaaatcactCATACACAAAGCCCATTGATTTTTTGATGTTGTTACTTTATTAGGACTCCATAAATAATCTAAACCCTGCATTACTATTACTAAGAAGAACATATTGCTTTCAAACTATCAATAACTAAAGAAGAATGCTTCCCTGTCTAATTGATGACAGAACACTGAGTTATTAGATGCTGGTAAAAAGGGGGGCAATGGGCAGAAGGTAAAAGGAAAGTCCCTTTTAGATTTATACATCCTCCTTGTCAGTAGGTTAAGCTTCATAAAATTTCCTAAGAAAAACCTTGGAATTATCAGAAACATACCCAGAATATGACCTGGTTTTCCTATTGAACTTAATTTAATAATAGCCTTTAACATAATATTTCAGTACAGTTTCCTGCAGAAATATGTAGTTAACAAAAACATGTCTACGCTGTATAATGTGATCTTAAGTCTGATGTCATGTCATCAGATGAAATTTGAATTTTCCCAAACCTTAAATGCATTcattctttgaaataataaaattagcACTCAGGTTAGCAAATCCAAGAGTCAATAATCAATAAAGACctagaattaaaataatagcaTTGCTATTTTTGAAGCCTGAGGTGACTGGACATAACTTGGTGAATAAACTTGCATGATGGCATTGTAGGGAAGAAGGAAATACCTAGCTTTTATTCAGAGAAACAGACATCAGTTAATCCCTACTCATTTGCAGCAGTTTTGTTCATAAAAATTCTGAACTCACTGCAGTTCTTCCGACACACAACTACCagtctgctaaaaaaaaaaaaaaaaaaaagaaatgactgTCAAGttttatctaaaataaaacagcatgtGTAATGTGTGCCATAGCCCCCTCCAGGTTGTTTCCCCAAGCAGAAAAGccactgcagctgctgccccTGTCCTGCAGAGATGGCCAGAAGAGGAACTGTGTCTGGGCTCAGCTGGAATGAATTACTGCATCCCCAAGGAAGCAGTGAGTGTAAATAGTGGAAAGCCTGTGGGTGCATCAGTGTTAGGAGAGTATCAGGCTCAGCTTTCTCTCTTATTCTACCAAGTGTCCAGCATGCTTTTCATTGCAGGTATTAGATGCAATTATAGCTggtcagaaataatttaatttcttcttaaaatgtttcttttgtctgAAACAGATTTCCCCATCAAAACATCTGTCTACAATTTTCCTTTGAataggaagacagaaagaagaaatgaaagcattttgatAAACTTGTGAGGCTTCCCCTCCAGTATGGAAAGAATTTTTACAATTCAgctttttgtaataaaattgttcatagaaaaatatttctacaaaatatttttttaatttcaaatgaacaATCAATTGACACTGAAGTTCTTTTatactttttctgaaaactttttttgctCAACTTCAGAAGATGACATATCTTTGAAATTGTTAAGATTTTCCATTCTGTGGAGAATGGAAAATTGGAGGAGGGAGGTTAATATCTTTTTGATTGACTATGGTAGTGACCAAATCTGTTTTCAGTCCCACTTAAACAGCAGGTCAACAATGgattgcttttttctccatgtaaATTAGTCTATAATCTTCCATTGGTTTTTACGTGGAGACAAACATGAGGGACTtagggcaatttttttttttatttttttttttgtgtgtgtgtgtgtgtgtagagaCTCTATTAGTGAATTACAAGActtcatttaagaaaatctGGCTGCCAGTAGCACTAGCTAACCCGATTAAAGGAAATTAACAGCTAGATTATGAGTCCTGGCTCGCTTGACCTACTGTATAGAGTTATAAATTTTTAACACAACACTTCTACATTGTCCAACATGGTATAATTAGCATGTCCTGTTCTTCTCAATTTTCATAATTAACAGTATGAGTTCCCTTGACAGCCATCTTTGATTTATCTGCAACAAGATCATCTCTCATACAAAATGGAGATCTACATAGAAAAATTTCAGCTGGTaacaaatatttcttgaaatgtCTTAAAAGGGATTACATATACTTGAAACTCTTGGGAGCTTTGAGCTCTTTGCTGAGAAATGCCTACAACTTCTTTGTCTTCTACCTATAAGTAAGTACCACTGGTCATTTACAGAGGGCTGGAGGTCTTTTTTGGTCTTACTGCAAATCACTTCTTTCTTCTACACCCCCCATTTCCTAAGTTCAGCTGAGGTCCTTCACATTTCTATAGCAGAACTGCCTAGCAATACAATTTAGGGTCAGtttaagcaaaattaattttcttattcttgAACATCTGCAAATAGACAAACTTAATGTAagaaaaattgcaatgcctGTGTGTATGCAAAATTTCTCAATTCTCAATGAAAGCGTGCAACTGCAAGTACTGGTCTTTATGGATGtattctgaaaacaatttttactCACATCAGTAATCccattactttttattattacactttgcatgaaataataaaagtttGCAAGACTCAgatctgtaaaatattaaaaacatgtatCATGGGCAGCAGCATGAAAGTTTGCATCAAACAACTACACTAAAACATGAGTATGCTAAATAAGATAACTACTTTACCCAGCACATTTACGTCTTGTGTACTTCCAGACCAATCTCTCTTTGATTGACAAGAAAGAACAGGACAGAAGAATCTCTGGAGACTTTACTGCTGTTTGTAAGTACAACTGACAATCTTTTTTGACTTCTGTATACAATTATCAACTAAATATCGAACAGgaagaaacttctgaaaatctaAACTGACTTAGCTTAAACTTACAACTCCATCTTTTTCCAGTCCAGATGTCCTTTCTAGGTCAGGAAGTTGATGCCTGTTAAACAGCCTTCACAAGCCCTTGGGCTTGTCCACCTTCCACACATACTTAACCCTCCCCTCCTCAATTTAATCTTTAGAgcatagaagagaaaaaaattaccatatAGCTCATGAAATTGAACTGTGatttccaaaacagaaaaaaggcatgTTTAAGACTTCTTGTGCAATATAAATTCTCACAGATATGACAGCCTTATATATTTGTTCTTGACAAAAGTCAAACCTATGAAAAAATTATGCATACTTTAATATCTCTATCTTACTACATGATATATTGTGTTAAAATACCTCAATGCAGATATGATGCATCCCTCCAGTCttgtttttttgcagaaagcttGCAATGGGACTTTTCTCTCCTAAAGGATGCAGAAGTTCCAGCTTGGTATTACCCAGCTCCACAAAAACAACGTAGACACCATGTTCGGGAAGAGCAACAGTCTCGCTCACCTGTGCTCCTAACACATCTTTATACAAGGACTGAGCTTTCTCCAGATCAGGTACTGCAATTGCTACATGATTAAGTCGGCCCAGTTTCCACAAAGAGCTTGGAATGTTTTGAGAAAGGGAATTCGATGATGATAGAGTTCGTATTGTGGGAGCTGAAGTCTGCAATCTGGTAAGAAGCcctgaaaaaaagtgaatagcACCGATACAATACTTTTGATAAAGTATCAATATCTGCTCTTTCCCCTTTTAATGAGCCCTATGTAACTCCTCTGTCATATAAGCACACCAGTGTGAAAAGCTGAAGGTACACTGAGACCAAGGAAAGAATTCTTCTGTAGTACTACCAGCtcaatgaaaatttttttcagagactatgtaattattcagaaatattaaaaaaaaacccaaacacaaattTGGTGTAAATGCTTACATATGCCTGTTAGAAAGAGGAATACATGGCCAAATGTAATGGTCAACTGTATAATGTACTGAAAAGTgacttctgaatttttcagagCTTCTTacaaaatagagaaagaaatgaggatATGCCTATACATCTAAAAGTTATAACAAAAGCCaggaaaacccaaacaaaaccttgGACAGAACTGATACTGCAagaaccaaaaaataaaaagacttgaGCTCTCAGCTGTCAGAGCTAACTCcagtaaggaaagaaatgtcGTGTTGCATCTGAGGCTTAAGGAATCCTAAAATCTCCTGAGTTTGatttaatattttccctttctccaaTGATTAAGACATTTGCCCTTCTTACTTTTCACATGCCATACAGGTCTTCCACTTCGTTTCACTAATCTGTTTCAAGatgtttagaaatatttcagttctaaGTACTGTGAACAATATCATGTCCAACTGATCAATAATAATTTAGAAGATTATCTTTAAAAGGTCAAAATCATAATagcttttttaaagtaactagtgccactgacttcagggtgacttacaaaagcaaaagcatatGATTTGGCTCATCATAAATGAAAAggtaattacaaaaaaatagtgGATGACCATATGACACAAAGGTAAGGGCTAACATGTAGACAAAAGATGGAGAAGTCATGGAGAAACTCAGTATCATGAAAAGCTGCTTAGATATTGACAGAACTTTTCACTGGCTGCTCTGACAAGGCAGTGCTGAACTTAGCACTGTGTCAAATTGCTGTGTTGCTCACAAATAGTTCTAGggttgcttggggtttttttaaatcactaaaaaagatacaaaatgaGGATACTTACAAatgaattacattaaaaattaatctgtcAGAGTACTAGAATCTGGAGAGGTTGGGGCTAGGGGAGAAATTGTGATCATATCAGTTGTTTCTAGCACCAGAATTAGAATTAGATGAAAGGATATATTCATAACAGCCGCATTTTGATTTCATGCCAGTTTGCTTTAGGCCACGTCAGAGTTCCCAATGCCTCAAGGCCAAGCTAGAGGCATCTCAGCATTCTGGAAGTCTTTGAGGCATTCTTAGCTTCAAATTCACAAATGTGCTATTTTGCTAAGAGATTGTGCCAAGGATGCACTGAGATTCTGGATGTTATGCAATACACTGAGGATAGCCTGGCACGCATTTTTTCAGACTCTTTATACTGTGTAAGGTTAGTAGTAGCTGTAATTAATCAGCTAGCTTCACTGTATGAAACTCTATGAAACATTTCACAGGAATTCAAGATTCTACAGCTAtcagttaatttttcttcataaagatAACTGATGCAGTCCTTAAATCTAAGCCTTTCTGAGCATTGTGCTGTGATGGCAGAagtgtttgtgtgtatttgaGACTTAAAATTACAACATGCAATGTACATATTTCCAAAGACTTAGTATCACAAAAGTAAGTCTATTCAGAATCTTTTGATAATACTAAATCAACATCCTACATTAAGTATTTCCAGAAACTTGCCCAGTTCTGCAAGTAACTGCCCTTTCACACAGTACATCCTGTCATCTCCTTCATCACAGCCAGAAGTTCTGGACAATTCTTTTTCACTTGTTACCTTTAGGCTATCATACTGGCATAGTAGAGCAACTCAGTATTTCCAAGTACTTTTCAACTTtttacatgttaaaaaaaatcccctagcAACTTctacatagaagaaaaattcttgtttttcagatgtCTGTGCTGTCTGTGTCTATCTATTTTGTAGATAGACTTGCCATCTCAATGCAGCTGTATTGGGTGAACAAAGCAATTGCCTGAGGAAGCAATACTATGCAATGCTTATAATgtataaaataagaaacatgCAGTGTCTAGTTGGCGTAATTAGAAGCATGGATAATTAACTAGACTAGAGTTTGACCAGATCACCAGAGtaaataatgtattaaaaaattaaaaaaaaaaccaaaaaccacaacaTGCCCGCCATACAGTCTTGTCTTTCCACCTAAGATTCTACCTAAGTAGTTCTGTTTCTTTATCATTTGTTATGTTTCCTAAAGCCTTTTATTGTTTCATTCCTTCTTCCTAATATTAACAGACCACAGTTCAGTAGAAATACTACTAATGTAAATTCTTCAAGCAATCTTTACTGATGGGAAAGGCTAGgatttttcccattctttttcaCATCTCCCATCTATAATTCTTGCTGTACTTCACACAGGGCATATGACTACATGGTTATTAtaatttaaattgtattttgtctATTTTCAAGTAAACTGACAGAAAGTAGAGAGACAGACTTACTCCGATATTTCTGAAGCAATAgcaaaaagaatagaaaatgcTATTTCTGTTGGGTTCTGCCCAAGAAACATTTGATTTTTGTAGTGTTTCCTGGAAAGATAACAGATTGAAGAAGTGAAGTATATTCCTAGGATTCTTGTAAAGTCAAGTTAAATGCCCACTCATATGACAGTATTATTTATGCATCTCTCCATTTCCTCCTCTCACTTAATAGATTGGGTGGTGGAACTCTATATACAATTTTTCCTATGAGTATGTAGGGGCAGAGGACTCTTCAagcaggtttgggttttttttcttttactttattcTATGAAGTCTTGTGAATTTCTCCTAGCTCTAGTCATATGCATATAGAGCTTTAACTGAAACCCATAATTACCAGTATGAATTGACTGAGattaaacaaaaagcatttctgtttttcttgcattatATAGATTAGTAACTATGTAGATTAGTTACTTAAAATTCTGATCATCATCTTCTTCTAACCCAGTAATCAAAAGATGACCCTGCCgtgaaaaagaaagcttttcagCAAACTTCAGATTGAAACCCCATCAATTCCATGTTTCAGGAAAGAAACACTTATGTTTATGCATATATCACAAAACTAGTCCTATTAACTGTTGTGGCTAAATTCTTCAATCACAAAAGTATTTCTCCACTGACTTACAGAATTATTCAAGTAATTCTTAACTTTCtccaatgttaaaaaaattactttctctgcTGTATCTGTCCTGCTTGAAAAACTTGCATATGCTGACCAAACTCATCCCTCCAGTTGCATCTCCTGGGATGTACAGCATTTGCCtctactgttttgttttttttaagacctcATTTTTTCAAACACTGACAAccaaatctgaatttttctaGATATTTAGTCCTTTAGAGAAGATTCAGCTGATGTTGCTTTCATATATGATTGCTGGCTTCCTAGCCTCAGTGATACTACAGCATGTATGTCACCTTCTTCAGCTtaatttgaagaatatttttaaattgatctgtttgggttttgttctaTTAATGGTTGACAG
This region of Buteo buteo chromosome 13, bButBut1.hap1.1, whole genome shotgun sequence genomic DNA includes:
- the MCEE gene encoding methylmalonyl-CoA epimerase, mitochondrial, translating into MAACLRRAAAGLLTRLQTSAPTIRTLSSSNSLSQNIPSSLWKLGRLNHVAIAVPDLEKAQSLYKDVLGAQVSETVALPEHGVYVVFVELGNTKLELLHPLGEKSPIASFLQKNKTGGMHHICIEVDDIKAAMTELKKKKIRILSEEPKIGAHGKPVIFLHPKDCHGVLVELEQA